Proteins found in one Caldisericia bacterium genomic segment:
- a CDS encoding acetate kinase yields the protein MDILTLNCGSSSVKYQLYRWNERKILARGIVERVTIGGSFIDHYANGKGNFKVEHDCPDHKVAIKLIIDTLLDPEIGVIKDLKSIQGVGHRMVHGGEKFAKSSIINEEFLKTFESLSDLAPLHNPPNLLGVRAAMELLPDVPHCAIMDTAWHQTMPKYAYIYSLPYEWYEKYRVRRYGFHGTSFLYVSKRAAVLLGKDPFETNLICLHIGNGASANAVKNGISVDTSMGLTPLEGLVMGTRAGDHDAGIDLFMMRKENLTVDQLDNLLNKKSGILGITGKYTDRRDVEKAAAEGDERAKLAIEIETYRLKKYIGAYYAVLGRVDAIVFTAGVGEMSPLIRGKTLDGLENLGIIYDKRKNEISKTRNAETEITGEGSKVRIFVIPTDEELVFVEDTVALIEGRYDVHTNFKYSFEDPNYVNPAREEALKEELKKKPELAEIIVRPPKRG from the coding sequence ATGGACATACTCACATTAAATTGTGGAAGTTCTTCTGTTAAATATCAACTCTATAGATGGAATGAGAGAAAAATTTTAGCAAGAGGAATAGTTGAAAGAGTAACAATTGGTGGCTCTTTTATTGATCATTATGCAAATGGTAAAGGAAACTTTAAAGTAGAACACGATTGTCCAGATCATAAAGTTGCTATTAAACTAATTATTGATACTCTTCTTGATCCAGAGATTGGTGTTATTAAAGATCTAAAAAGTATTCAAGGAGTTGGACACAGAATGGTTCATGGTGGAGAAAAATTTGCAAAGTCATCAATTATAAACGAAGAATTTTTAAAAACATTTGAATCTCTTTCTGATCTTGCTCCTCTTCACAACCCTCCAAATTTACTTGGTGTTAGAGCAGCAATGGAACTTTTGCCAGATGTTCCTCATTGCGCAATAATGGATACAGCATGGCATCAAACAATGCCAAAATATGCTTATATTTATTCTCTTCCATATGAGTGGTATGAAAAATATAGAGTAAGAAGATATGGATTTCATGGAACATCATTTTTATATGTTTCAAAAAGAGCAGCAGTACTCTTAGGAAAAGATCCATTTGAGACAAATTTAATTTGTCTTCATATTGGAAATGGAGCCAGTGCAAATGCAGTTAAAAATGGAATTTCAGTTGATACTTCAATGGGATTAACACCCCTTGAGGGTTTGGTCATGGGAACAAGAGCAGGAGATCATGATGCTGGAATTGATTTATTTATGATGAGAAAAGAAAATCTAACTGTTGATCAACTTGATAATTTACTTAATAAAAAAAGTGGAATTTTAGGAATTACAGGAAAATATACAGATAGAAGAGATGTGGAAAAAGCAGCAGCAGAAGGAGATGAGAGAGCAAAACTTGCAATTGAAATTGAAACATATAGACTCAAAAAATATATTGGAGCATATTATGCAGTTTTAGGAAGAGTTGATGCAATTGTTTTTACAGCAGGTGTTGGAGAAATGAGTCCACTTATAAGAGGAAAAACACTTGATGGTCTTGAAAATCTTGGAATAATTTATGATAAAAGAAAAAATGAAATATCAAAAACAAGAAATGCAGAAACAGAAATTACAGGCGAAGGTTCAAAAGTAAGAATTTTTGTAATTCCAACTGATGAAGAACTTGTTTTTGTTGAAGATACAGTTGCATTAATTGAAGGAAGATATGATGTTCATACAAACTTTAAATATTCATTCGAAGATCCAAATTATGTTAATCCAGCAAGAGAAGAGGCATTGAAAGAAGAACTTAAGAAAAAGCCAGAACTTGCTGAGATTATTGTTAGACCACCAAAAAGAGGTTAA
- a CDS encoding archease has protein sequence MKKFEIFPHTADIGIRVYGRNLKELFENSGEGTLFLMREEENLQEKEEINFEIKSDFIEMLLNKFLNEFIYLFDSKFFLIKNFKIEEFSENIIKGKLFGETFDEKKHKIKYAIKACTLEDMIIEKVDNLYKVDIIFDI, from the coding sequence ATGAAAAAATTTGAAATTTTTCCACATACTGCTGATATTGGAATAAGAGTTTATGGTAGAAACTTAAAGGAACTTTTTGAGAATTCTGGAGAAGGTACATTATTTTTAATGAGAGAGGAAGAAAATCTTCAAGAAAAAGAAGAGATTAATTTTGAGATAAAATCTGATTTTATTGAGATGCTTTTAAACAAATTTTTAAATGAGTTTATCTACCTTTTTGATTCAAAATTCTTTTTAATAAAAAATTTTAAAATTGAAGAATTTAGTGAAAATATCATTAAAGGAAAACTTTTTGGAGAAACCTTTGATGAGAAAAAACATAAGATAAAGTATGCTATAAAAGCCTGTACTCTTGAAGATATGATAATAGAAAAAGTTGATAATTTATATAAAGTTGATATTATTTTTGATATATAA